In Thermoanaerobacterium xylanolyticum LX-11, the genomic window TTAAAAGCCATTGAAGATGCAGACGTAATAACAACATCTGTAGGTGTCAACAATCTTTACGGCATTGGTGAAAAATTGGCGTATTATCTAGAAAGAAGATTTGAGAAAAATGATTTGCCACTAGACATAATGGCCTGTGAAAATGCCTTGTTTGCGACAAATATTTTAAGAGATAGCATTTACAAAAATTCCAGTGAAACTTTAAAAGCATATTTAGATGAAAAAATCGGTTTTCCAAATACTGCTGTAGATAGAATAGTGCCAAATGTAGACATAGAGAAAGAAACTCCTATAGACGTGGCAGTCGAGGAATTTTTTGAGTGGGACATTGAGAAAGATGCTGTAAAAGGCGACTTTGATATAAAAGGCTGTGAACTTGTTGATGACTTAGAACCTTATATAGAAAGGAAGCTTTTTCTTCTAAACGGTTCACATGCCACGACAGCATATCTTGGTTACTTAAAAGGGTATAAGTACATTCACGAAGCAATATTGGACGAAACCATAGATAAAATAGTGAAAAACCTTCAGTTAGAAGCTTCTTTCGGGCTTAACAATAAGCACAAGATAGGCATAGATAAGCTAAAAGAATACTCAGATAAAGTCATAGAGAGATTTAAAAATCCTCATTTGAAAGATGAGGTTGTAAGAGTAGGCAGAGACCCAGTGAGAAAGCTTTCAAATGGTGATAGGCTTGTATCGCCTGCCAAGTTAAGCTTTGAGACAGGTTTGATGCCTGAAAACATACTTTATGGCATAGCTGCAGGATTTGCATTTGACTACAAAGACGATCCAAAAGCTATGGAAATACAAGAAAGCATAAGCACTTTAGGACTTGAGGAAACAGTGAAGAAAGTGACAGGGCTTGATGAAACAATCCTTATAGATAAGATAGTAAAAAAGTACAAAGAACTTAAATCTGGAAAGATAAAATAAACTTTTTAGCCATGGTCTTAAACCTTAATTATATGGTTTAAAACCATGGCTTTTATTGTAATATCAACTAAAAACATCTTTCAAATCTATAGAGAGATCATCAAAGATAGAAACTCTAATCTTATCTTCTTCAGTATAAATTTCAGGCCTGCCATATCTATTATTTTCCTGCAATACAAATACATTAACTATTTTAAGATCGGGTTCTATTATCCAGTATTCTTTTACTCCATATTTCTCATACAAATTAAACTTTTCTACCCTATCTCTTCTAACAGTTGAAGGAGATGTTATCTCAACAATCAAATCAGGAGCACCTTTGCATCCTTCATTATCAAGCTTCGATTTATCACATACTACTACGATATCAGGTTCTACAACAGTTTTAATATCTTTTTCGTTTTTTTCAGTAAATTTTACTCCAAAAGGTGCATAATAAACATCGCACTTCTTGT contains:
- a CDS encoding Uma2 family endonuclease; translation: MGLPNKKEVYTYDDYLNWTDDQRIELIDGQIYLMAPPSRIHQEISGAIYIQFANYLKDKKCDVYYAPFGVKFTEKNEKDIKTVVEPDIVVVCDKSKLDNEGCKGAPDLIVEITSPSTVRRDRVEKFNLYEKYGVKEYWIIEPDLKIVNVFVLQENNRYGRPEIYTEEDKIRVSIFDDLSIDLKDVFS
- a CDS encoding mannitol-1-phosphate 5-dehydrogenase → MKKAVHFGAGNIGRGFIGSLLYKSGYDIYFVDVFKELVDNINKFKSYNIFILGNDIKKEVVDGVKAIHIDDEKNLLKAIEDADVITTSVGVNNLYGIGEKLAYYLERRFEKNDLPLDIMACENALFATNILRDSIYKNSSETLKAYLDEKIGFPNTAVDRIVPNVDIEKETPIDVAVEEFFEWDIEKDAVKGDFDIKGCELVDDLEPYIERKLFLLNGSHATTAYLGYLKGYKYIHEAILDETIDKIVKNLQLEASFGLNNKHKIGIDKLKEYSDKVIERFKNPHLKDEVVRVGRDPVRKLSNGDRLVSPAKLSFETGLMPENILYGIAAGFAFDYKDDPKAMEIQESISTLGLEETVKKVTGLDETILIDKIVKKYKELKSGKIK